From the genome of Spinacia oleracea cultivar Varoflay chromosome 2, BTI_SOV_V1, whole genome shotgun sequence, one region includes:
- the LOC110798504 gene encoding uncharacterized protein — MSSSNKDGTREVFKWSDEDTIILCEVCLTFIKDNGKAQFFKWKDIQMDVEKKIGRELSNPNCCKNKYDAMRKDWRNWKALKLSKTGLGWDPYTGKIDASTEWWQRKIKENPEYKKFRLKGVNMELEVKWESLFGDSYATGENVYVPSMDHIEDLTVDNEKIEEENVGEHGGETYFPSNQFTAALLNEERFFESFVEQASNSTFGGSQGRATREASNNDMHASKKIQKQMPTKQNSVQMKRTRRQSGGSAMLSKGISEMTECIKQMSQGSTPNASAPSSMSTISAAMQIISRMVDNHCLEKHSELWFYATTVIEDPTKREVFFSMEGDESRAKWLEYLHEKKDN, encoded by the exons ATGTCTTCGAGTAACAAAGACGGAACCAGAGAGGTTTTTAAGTGGAGTGATGAGGACACAATCATCTTATGTGAAGTTTGTCTTACGTTCATTAAGGATAATGGCAAGGCACAATTTTTCAAGTGGAAGGACATTCAAATGGATGTCGAAAAAAAGATTGGACGTGAACTTAGTAACCCGAATTGTTGCAAGAACAAATATGATGCAATGAGGAAAGATTGGCGTAATTGGAAAGCTTTAAAGCTATCAAAAACTGGTTTAGGGTGGGATCCATATACAGGAAAAATTGATGCTTCAACTGAGTGGTGGCAAAGAAAAATTAAG GAGAATCCAGAGTATAAAAAGTTCCGACTAAAGGGTGTCAACATGGAACTGGAAGTGAAATGGGAAAGCTTATTTGGGGATTCTTATGCTACAGGAGAAAATGTTTATGTACCATCAATGGATCACATTGAAGACCTTACTGTAGACAATGAAAAAATTGAGGAAGAGAATGTAGGAGAACATGGAGGTGAGACCTATTTTCCAAGTAACCAATTTACTGCTGCTTTGCTAAATGAAGAGAGGTTTTTTGAGAGTTTTGTAGAACAAGCAAGTAATTCTACTTTTGGAGGTTCACAAGGGCGTGCGACTCGTGAAGCCTCAAACAATGACATGCATGCTTCGAAAAAGATACAAAAGCAGATGCCAACAAAGCAAAATAGTGTCCAAATGAAGCGTACAAGAAGACAATCAGGGGGATCTGCAATGTTGTCTAAAGGAATTAGTGAAATGACGGAGTGTATTAAGCAAATGAGTCAAGGTAGTACACCTAATGCTAGCGCTCCTTCTTCCATGTCTACAATATCTGCAGCGATGCAGATTATTAGTCGTATGGTGGATAATCATTGCTTGGAGAAACATAGCGAGTTGTGGTTTTATGCTACTACTGTCATTGAAGATCCAACTAAAAGGGAGGTTTTTTTTAGTATGGAGGGCGATGAAAGTAGAGCTAAGTGGTTAGAATACTTACATGAGAAGAAAGATAATTAG
- the LOC110798500 gene encoding uncharacterized protein yields the protein MWRMLKFSWRMSNFCEISMGRFCEGYDVLKFYIRTSGLSDGARLLMESENMKFIIVPLIKVDFLPFPIIFIANLVRDVAEAPWFCYCSRLLGCVFYRGCSETAVCY from the exons ATGTGGAGGATGTTGAAATTTTCGTGGAGGATGTCAAATTTTTGTGAAATTTCAATGGGAAGATTTTGCGAAGGCTATGATGTATTGAAATTTTATATTCGTACAAGTGGTCTTTCTGATGGTGCAAGATTACTCATGGAATCGGAGAATATG AAATTCATTATTGTACCATTGATCAAAGTGGACTTCCTAccatttccgattatattta TAGCAAATCTGGTCAGGGATGTAGCTGAAGCACCATGGTTTTGCTACTGCAGTAGGCTTCTGGGTTGTGTCTTCTATCGTGGTTGCAGTGAAACTGCAGTCTGTTATTGA
- the LOC110798499 gene encoding auxin-binding protein ABP19a, whose protein sequence is MLYTKLRKHILHPYISQNMDALKVIFLFSLLVIPLSSATLVVDYCVADFNYPVGPAGYPCKNPATLTADDFVFSGLGVAGNITPPFNVGGAFAIDLTFPALNGLGLSIGRLDIGVGGAVPIHSHRASEVILAVEGTIVAGFIDTNNTAFYKTLKKGDIMIFPPMLLHFQVNVGKSPALAYVTLNSASPGFQITTTSLAANDIPTDLIKKMTLLDTTQVKKLKRIFGGTN, encoded by the coding sequence ATGCTTTACACCAAATTAAGAAAACATATCTTACATCCCTATATTTCTCAAAACATGGATGCTCTTAAAGTTATAttcctcttctctctccttgtgATTCCTCTCTCATCTGCTACGTTGGTTGTTGATTACTGTGTAGCCGATTTCAATTATCCAGTTGGACCAGCGGGATACCCTTGTAAAAATCCCGCTACCCTTACTGCTGACGACTTTGTTTTCTCTGGTTTGGGTGTTGCAGGTAACATAACTCCCCCTTTCAACGTTGGTGGGGCCTTCGCTATCGATTTAACGTTCCCCGCTTTGAACGGTCTAGGCCTCTCCATCGGGCGCCTAGACATTGGTGTGGGTGGAGCAGTTCCTATCCACTCGCACAGAGCGTCAGAAGTTATCCTTGCAGTAGAGGGGACAATAGTTGCTGGTTTTATTGACACAAACAACACCGCTTTCTACAAAACATTGAAAAAGGGGGATATTATGATCTTCCCACCTATGTTACTTCATTTCCAAGTTAACGTTGGAAAATCTCCTGCTCTTGCGTATGTTACGTTAAATAGCGCGAGCCCCGGGTTCCAAATTACTACTACTAGTTTGGCTGCAAATGATATTCCTACCGATTTGATAAAGAAGATGACTTTGTTGGATACTACACAAGTGAAGAAGTTGAAGAGGATCTTTGGAGGCACTAACTAA
- the LOC110798506 gene encoding uncharacterized protein: MDIDDNSQRKVLIPIAYTMSLISGEMWVKEMLTGHPIRCVNAFRMEPPLFLRLCKDLSSKAIHEVLRLISSRKVKGLAHDIIRPYDPDFTGIPAKISTDTRYMPFFKDCVGCIDGTHIAACIPEPLQMPYRGRKGLPTFNVLAACDFDMCFTFVSAGWEGSAHDTRVFLHAIGSPEFKFPKPPEGKYYLADKGYPDRRGYLVPYPKIRSCIERSFGVLKQRWKILTKMPQFSIEMQIQIMVATFALHNYIRINSPDDPLFRVLEDYPNFIPSFELPDVHAVSNSENGVVICTEMKVIRDRIADDLWKARRNI, encoded by the exons ATGGATATCGATGACAATAGCCAGCGCAAAGTTTTGATTCCAATCGCATATACAATGTCTTTGATATCAG GAGAAATGTGGGTAAAAGAAATGTTGACCGGTCATCCTATTCGATGTGTCAATGCATTTCGAATGGAGCCACCGTTATTTTTGAGATTGTGTAAGGACTTATCATCGAA GGCAATTCATGAAGTTCTTAGATTGATTTCTTCTCGAAAGGTCAAGGGTCTTGCACATGATATTATAAGACCATATGATCCCGATTTCACCGGTATCCCGGCTAAAATATCCACAGATACACGATATATGCCTTTTTTCAAG GACTGTGTGGGTTGTATTGATGGTACACATATAGCAGCATGCATACCTGAGCCCTTACAAATGCCCTATAGAGGAAGAAAAGGATTGCCTACGTTTAATGTTTTGGCTGCATGTGATTTTGATATGTGTTTCACGTTTGTATCAGCGGGTTGGGAAGGTTCAGCACATGATACTCGTGTATTTCTTCATGCAATCGGATCTCCCGAATTTAAATTTCCTAAACCACCTGAAG GTAAGTATTACTTGGCTGATAAAGGGTATCCAGATCGTAGAGGTTATCTAGTACCATATCCAAAGATAAG AAGTTGCATTGAGAGATCTTTCGGAGTTTTGAAGCAGAGATGGAAGATACTTACTAAAATGCCACAATTTAGTATTGAGATGCAAATACAAATTATGGTCGCTACATTTGCACTACATAACTACATAAGGATAAATTCTCCAGATGATCCCCTTTTTCGAGTGTTAGAGGATTATCCAAATTTTATACCCTCATTTGAGCTTCCCGATGTTCATGCCGTTTCAAATAGTGAAAATGGAGTTGTAATATGTACTGAAATGAAGGTTATCCGTGATCGTATTGCTGATGATTTATGGAAAGCTAGAAGAAACATTTAA